In a single window of the Candidatus Binataceae bacterium genome:
- the cas10 gene encoding type III-B CRISPR-associated protein Cas10/Cmr2 has protein sequence MSGNLLALSVGPVQEFISAARRTRDLWFGSYLLSEISKAAAKAVKAHGKLIFPAPLDDAQLDRDSFNVANIILAKLSQFEPEQVAHAAKAAAQQRWRGFARSVLTRYQDVIRQRIWEEQIDDVIEFYAAWHPYAPESYSQDRAALMRLLAARKLCRDFVPAKGHAGIPKSSLDGLRESVLLKERLYGHRRPLRLSEGEELDVVGLVKRTWGPEGQVVHYPSVARVAADPWLRGAEQHLSQLKQACAELAGRRILNRLDVSPGGHPHYALFPFEGTAVFRSRHPEFIKETEIKDQDLNPLRAALTELIGQYGEPSPYLAVLVADGDRMGQALSRLDLPNQHRNFSRALASFASNARDIVNAHSGVMVYAGGDDVLAFLPVDRCLGCARALHDAFGDALAGKTAKGAPTPTLSVGLAIAHFMEPLEDLLDYGRQAEKHAKHPHPEDGQQGDRDGLAVHVVKRGRGPVGFRANWSENPDQHLARLAGWMRSAAISGRVAYDLRKLAEVYDAWTDRASLRDAIQRDALLLMAGKRTAGTAQIDAINELIRERVTDAGALRTLVNELLIARQIGAAMRQAEPNSRN, from the coding sequence GTGAGCGGCAATCTCCTCGCTCTTAGCGTTGGCCCCGTGCAGGAATTCATCAGCGCGGCGCGGCGCACCCGAGACCTGTGGTTTGGGTCTTATCTGCTCTCCGAGATTAGCAAGGCGGCAGCCAAGGCGGTTAAGGCGCACGGAAAGCTGATCTTTCCCGCGCCGCTGGACGATGCCCAGCTCGATCGCGATTCGTTCAACGTCGCCAACATAATCTTGGCCAAGCTCTCACAGTTCGAACCCGAGCAGGTAGCGCACGCCGCCAAGGCTGCCGCTCAACAGCGTTGGCGCGGGTTCGCTCGGTCCGTGCTGACCCGGTACCAAGACGTGATCCGACAAAGAATCTGGGAAGAGCAGATCGATGACGTGATCGAGTTCTATGCGGCGTGGCATCCCTACGCACCTGAAAGCTACTCGCAAGACCGCGCGGCGCTGATGCGGCTGCTGGCCGCTCGCAAGCTTTGCCGCGACTTTGTACCTGCCAAGGGGCACGCCGGCATTCCCAAGTCATCGCTCGACGGTCTGCGCGAGAGCGTGTTGTTGAAAGAGCGGCTTTACGGACACCGCCGCCCGCTGCGCCTGAGCGAGGGCGAAGAGCTCGACGTCGTCGGGCTGGTCAAGCGCACCTGGGGCCCTGAAGGGCAGGTGGTGCACTACCCTTCGGTGGCGCGCGTCGCTGCGGATCCATGGCTGCGCGGCGCGGAGCAACATCTAAGCCAGCTCAAACAGGCCTGCGCCGAACTAGCCGGTCGAAGGATTTTGAATCGGCTCGACGTATCCCCAGGCGGCCATCCCCATTATGCCCTCTTTCCCTTCGAGGGCACGGCGGTGTTTCGCTCGAGACACCCAGAATTCATCAAGGAGACAGAAATCAAGGATCAAGACCTGAACCCGCTAAGGGCAGCTCTCACAGAGCTGATAGGACAGTACGGCGAGCCCAGTCCATACCTCGCCGTCTTGGTCGCCGACGGCGATCGGATGGGTCAAGCGCTCTCGCGACTTGATTTGCCGAACCAGCACCGCAATTTCTCCCGCGCGCTCGCCAGCTTCGCGAGCAATGCGCGCGATATCGTTAATGCCCATAGCGGCGTTATGGTGTATGCGGGCGGCGACGATGTTCTGGCTTTCTTGCCGGTCGATCGGTGCCTGGGATGCGCCCGCGCACTGCACGACGCCTTCGGCGACGCCCTAGCCGGTAAGACAGCGAAGGGTGCGCCCACTCCTACCTTGTCCGTGGGGCTGGCGATCGCTCATTTCATGGAGCCGTTGGAAGATCTGCTCGACTATGGCCGCCAGGCTGAAAAACACGCCAAGCACCCTCATCCCGAAGATGGCCAGCAGGGGGACCGCGATGGGCTTGCGGTCCACGTCGTCAAGCGTGGGCGAGGGCCAGTTGGATTTCGCGCCAACTGGTCGGAAAACCCGGATCAACACTTGGCGCGGCTGGCCGGTTGGATGCGGTCGGCCGCCATCTCAGGCCGCGTCGCCTACGACCTGCGCAAGCTGGCCGAGGTGTATGACGCGTGGACGGACCGGGCCAGCCTCAGGGATGCGATACAAAGAGACGCCTTATTGCTAATGGCCGGAAAACGGACGGCTGGCACGGCCCAGATCGACGCAATCAACGAACTCATCCGCGAGCGCGTCACGGATGCCGGCGCATTGCGCACCCTGGTTAACGAACTTCTCATAGCCCGGCAGATTGGGGCGGCCATGAGGCAAGCGGAGCCCAACTCGCGCAATTAA
- a CDS encoding type III-B CRISPR module-associated Cmr3 family protein: MTIVEITCRDPVVSRDSRPFGANQGNRMRALEWLLPSVVAGSLRSALAISANRDFSSSVVQDLLGVGIAGPLPLACRKLYFPAPQDCVVHQGKAWRAAPQASHSGGCDWPSPGLRPVQLADPRAPQDLKPDPAPAWWPADECTKWLAGEEIALDCRFLRHPKTDYRTHVHIDPDAGAAEEGALFTTAALALGALPRHGAPAGANRKDRFLPIKLAARLDAKEWCAEAAANLDLLHPMGGERRLIHCKTTTDTQAWQCPKTIAAKLANAPRVKMMLATPAIFAEGWRPAWLNNELVGTPPGAAVRLRLVGVSIQRWRAVSGWSLAAPRGPKPIKRMVPAGGVYFFETENGAGNASDLAHRWLESVSDDEQDRRDGFGLALWGVW; this comes from the coding sequence GTGACAATTGTCGAGATCACCTGCCGCGACCCCGTTGTCTCCCGTGACAGCCGTCCTTTTGGCGCCAACCAGGGCAATCGGATGCGCGCGCTGGAGTGGCTGCTACCTTCGGTGGTCGCCGGATCGCTGCGATCGGCCTTGGCGATATCAGCGAACCGTGACTTTTCATCATCGGTCGTTCAGGACTTACTCGGAGTCGGAATTGCCGGGCCGCTTCCGCTCGCCTGTAGGAAGCTGTACTTTCCCGCGCCGCAGGATTGTGTTGTCCATCAAGGGAAGGCGTGGCGCGCGGCGCCGCAAGCATCTCATAGCGGCGGATGCGATTGGCCGTCACCGGGTCTGCGCCCTGTCCAACTGGCCGACCCGCGGGCACCTCAGGACCTGAAGCCCGATCCGGCTCCTGCCTGGTGGCCCGCCGATGAGTGCACCAAATGGCTAGCCGGTGAAGAGATCGCGCTCGATTGCCGCTTCCTGCGCCATCCCAAGACCGATTATCGAACTCACGTGCACATTGATCCGGACGCGGGAGCAGCGGAAGAGGGCGCCCTGTTCACCACCGCCGCGCTGGCTCTCGGTGCTTTGCCTCGACACGGTGCCCCCGCCGGAGCTAATAGGAAGGACCGGTTCTTGCCTATCAAGCTGGCGGCTCGCCTAGACGCCAAAGAGTGGTGCGCCGAGGCGGCAGCAAATCTGGACCTGCTACATCCAATGGGCGGCGAGCGCCGCCTGATCCATTGCAAGACAACAACCGACACACAGGCCTGGCAGTGCCCCAAAACGATCGCGGCGAAGCTGGCGAACGCGCCGCGCGTAAAGATGATGCTGGCCACACCCGCCATCTTCGCGGAGGGTTGGCGTCCGGCGTGGCTAAATAACGAACTGGTCGGCACACCTCCCGGTGCGGCCGTTCGCTTGCGCTTGGTTGGGGTTAGCATCCAGCGCTGGCGAGCGGTTTCCGGTTGGTCGCTGGCGGCGCCGCGCGGCCCAAAACCGATCAAGCGGATGGTTCCAGCGGGCGGCGTTTACTTCTTCGAGACCGAAAACGGGGCCGGCAACGCTTCGGACTTGGCCCACCGCTGGTTGGAATCGGTTAGCGACGACGAGCAGGACCGGCGAGACGGCTTTGGCCTGGCGCTATGGGGTGTCTGGTAG
- a CDS encoding HAMP domain-containing sensor histidine kinase, with product MQEAQLLPVTPVATGAILGSLVEPNELLANLCHELRAPLTVMTGYLEILIEDWGERLGAEPGQMLDRMRLSAAELAHTVENLIDWTNPAPPQPEQFNLDGLLSELAPALEAISRRRDLVLRFDVAPELRAVYCDRKMLRSILFNLCSNGLKFTDRGMVKVRIAPLSAGREGLALEIIDSGRGIDPESLALIFRPFVQLSHSNRRLSRGLGLGLALVKRQVAAMGGCVEVDSHPGAGSRFRVELPRVVPA from the coding sequence GTGCAGGAAGCGCAATTGCTCCCCGTCACGCCCGTGGCCACCGGCGCTATCTTGGGTTCGCTGGTCGAACCCAACGAGTTGCTAGCCAACCTGTGCCATGAGTTGCGCGCGCCGTTGACGGTGATGACGGGCTACCTTGAAATCTTAATCGAGGATTGGGGCGAGCGGCTGGGGGCGGAGCCCGGCCAGATGCTGGATCGGATGCGGCTGAGCGCGGCCGAGTTGGCCCATACCGTAGAGAACCTGATCGATTGGACCAATCCCGCCCCGCCGCAGCCCGAGCAGTTTAACTTGGATGGCTTGCTAAGCGAACTTGCGCCCGCGCTGGAGGCGATAAGCCGGCGACGTGACCTCGTGTTGCGCTTTGACGTAGCGCCTGAGTTACGAGCCGTTTATTGCGATCGCAAGATGCTGCGATCGATTCTTTTCAATCTATGTTCCAATGGTTTGAAGTTTACCGACCGGGGCATGGTGAAGGTGCGGATAGCGCCGCTCAGCGCTGGGCGCGAGGGGCTGGCGCTGGAGATTATCGATAGCGGCCGGGGAATCGATCCTGAAAGCCTAGCCCTTATCTTTCGCCCCTTTGTGCAGCTATCGCATAGCAATCGGCGCCTCAGCCGCGGCCTGGGACTAGGACTGGCCCTGGTCAAGCGGCAGGTGGCTGCGATGGGCGGATGTGTCGAAGTCGATTCCCATCCGGGAGCGGGAAGCCGCTTTCGAGTCGAGCTTCCGCGGGTGGTGCCGGCCTAG
- the ppdK gene encoding pyruvate, phosphate dikinase: MARLHPEIYFFGGGVAEGRADMRELLGGKGANLAEMASLKLPVPPGFTISTRVCTYFYEHDESYPKGLEKAVEKSVARIEKTLGRQFGSADNPLLVSVRSGARVSMPGMMDTVLNLGLTDQTVVGLERVSRNPRFAWDSYRRFCQMYGDVVLKLKPEDKHDPDPFEELIEHKKKARGVSGDLELSVDDLKELVADFREFIKRRTGHDVPQDPYEQLWAAIGAVFGSWQNERAISYRKLNGIPDDWGTAVTVQSMVFGNLGDDCATGVAFTRDPATGEKGIYGEYLPNAQGEDVVAGIRTPLQISLRASQHWAQRNGVSEAQRQAHHQSLEESFPKVYGELLKIAGRLEKHFRDMQDMEFTIERGHLFMLQTRNGKRTAEAAVNIAVEMVGEKLIDRKTALGRIEPLQLDQLLHPRLDPKADKHVLCRGLPASPGAAAGEVAFSAEEAVAVAAAGRKAILVRIETSPEDINGMQAAEGILTARGGMTSHAAVVARGMGKCCVAGCGELNIDYRAGSLAVNGRVLHRGEYLTLDGSTGEVFDGMVPTVEAAMSPVFQKFMSWADGERRLGVRANADTPHDAAVARQFGAEGIGLCRTEHMFFQADRIDAVREMILAEDAAARARALAKIIPMQRADFIGILRAMEGLPVTIRLLDPPLHEFLPKEEHELRELAAKIGVSQEQLTKTRDRLVEFNPMLGLRGSRLGIVYPEIYRAQARAIFEAAAQLVGEGVKVLPEIMLPLIGDRRELELLAEDIHAVAREVLSNGVRLKYKVGTMIEVPRACIVADQIGAVADFFSFGTNDLTQMTYGLSRDDSGQFLGTYVERGIYARDPFQGLDAAGVGGLMRIAIERGRKANAKLKLGICGEHGGDPDSVKLCHRLGLDYVSCSPFRVPIARLAAAQASLEGNKKARFKDV, from the coding sequence ATGGCGCGTCTGCATCCCGAGATTTATTTTTTTGGCGGTGGCGTGGCTGAGGGGCGCGCCGATATGCGCGAACTGTTGGGTGGCAAGGGAGCTAACCTGGCCGAGATGGCCTCGCTCAAGTTGCCGGTGCCGCCCGGCTTCACCATCTCCACTCGCGTCTGCACCTACTTCTACGAGCATGACGAGAGCTATCCCAAGGGCTTGGAGAAGGCGGTCGAAAAGAGCGTGGCGCGGATAGAAAAAACGCTCGGTCGCCAGTTCGGATCGGCCGACAATCCGCTGCTGGTCTCGGTTCGCTCGGGGGCCCGGGTCTCGATGCCTGGGATGATGGACACCGTGCTCAACCTGGGGCTGACCGATCAGACCGTGGTGGGGTTGGAGCGGGTCAGCCGCAACCCCCGCTTCGCCTGGGATTCCTATCGGCGCTTCTGCCAGATGTACGGCGACGTGGTGCTCAAGCTCAAGCCCGAGGACAAGCACGATCCCGATCCGTTCGAGGAGCTGATCGAGCATAAGAAAAAGGCGCGCGGCGTCAGCGGCGACCTGGAGCTGTCGGTCGACGATCTCAAGGAACTGGTGGCCGATTTCCGCGAGTTCATCAAACGGCGCACCGGCCATGATGTGCCCCAAGATCCCTACGAACAGCTCTGGGCGGCGATCGGCGCGGTCTTCGGCTCTTGGCAGAACGAGCGCGCCATCAGCTATCGCAAGCTCAACGGCATTCCCGACGATTGGGGTACCGCGGTCACGGTGCAATCGATGGTGTTCGGCAACCTGGGCGACGATTGCGCCACCGGCGTCGCCTTCACGCGCGATCCAGCCACTGGCGAGAAGGGCATCTATGGCGAATACCTGCCCAACGCCCAGGGTGAGGACGTGGTTGCCGGCATTCGCACGCCGCTGCAAATCAGTTTGCGCGCAAGCCAGCACTGGGCCCAGCGCAACGGCGTCTCCGAAGCGCAGCGCCAGGCCCACCATCAGAGCCTGGAGGAGAGCTTTCCCAAGGTTTACGGCGAGCTGCTGAAAATCGCCGGCCGCTTGGAAAAGCATTTCCGCGACATGCAGGACATGGAGTTCACGATCGAGCGCGGCCACCTGTTTATGCTTCAGACCCGCAACGGCAAGCGCACGGCCGAGGCCGCGGTCAATATCGCGGTCGAGATGGTGGGCGAGAAGCTGATCGATCGCAAGACGGCGCTGGGGCGCATCGAGCCCCTGCAACTGGATCAGCTGCTCCATCCGCGCTTGGATCCCAAAGCCGACAAACACGTCCTGTGCCGCGGCCTGCCGGCCTCGCCCGGCGCTGCCGCCGGCGAGGTGGCGTTCTCGGCCGAGGAGGCGGTGGCGGTGGCCGCCGCCGGGCGCAAGGCGATCCTGGTGCGGATCGAGACCTCGCCCGAAGATATCAACGGGATGCAGGCGGCCGAGGGGATCTTGACCGCGCGTGGTGGGATGACCAGCCATGCGGCGGTGGTCGCGCGCGGGATGGGCAAATGCTGCGTGGCGGGATGCGGCGAGCTGAATATCGACTATCGCGCCGGCAGTTTGGCGGTCAACGGCCGAGTACTACACCGCGGTGAGTACCTGACCCTAGACGGCTCGACCGGTGAGGTGTTCGACGGGATGGTGCCGACGGTGGAAGCGGCGATGTCGCCGGTGTTCCAGAAATTCATGTCGTGGGCCGACGGGGAGCGACGGCTGGGAGTGCGGGCCAACGCCGATACCCCGCATGACGCGGCGGTGGCGCGGCAATTTGGCGCCGAGGGTATCGGCCTGTGCCGCACCGAGCACATGTTTTTCCAGGCCGACCGTATCGATGCCGTGCGCGAGATGATTTTGGCCGAGGACGCCGCCGCCCGCGCCCGCGCGTTGGCGAAGATTATTCCGATGCAGCGGGCGGATTTCATCGGTATCCTGCGCGCGATGGAAGGGCTGCCGGTTACAATCCGCCTGCTCGACCCGCCGCTGCACGAGTTCCTGCCCAAGGAGGAGCACGAGCTGCGCGAGTTGGCGGCCAAAATCGGCGTTAGCCAGGAACAGTTGACCAAGACGCGCGATCGGTTGGTGGAATTCAATCCGATGCTGGGGTTGCGTGGCTCGCGGCTGGGAATCGTGTATCCCGAGATCTATCGGGCTCAGGCCCGCGCGATTTTCGAAGCCGCGGCGCAATTGGTGGGTGAAGGCGTCAAGGTGCTGCCCGAAATCATGCTCCCGCTGATCGGCGATCGGCGCGAATTGGAGCTGCTGGCCGAGGATATCCACGCGGTGGCGCGCGAGGTGCTGAGCAACGGGGTGCGGCTGAAGTACAAGGTCGGCACCATGATCGAAGTCCCGCGCGCCTGTATCGTCGCCGATCAGATTGGCGCCGTGGCCGATTTCTTCTCCTTCGGCACCAACGACCTGACCCAGATGACCTACGGCTTGTCGCGCGATGATTCCGGTCAGTTCCTGGGCACCTATGTGGAGCGTGGGATTTATGCGCGCGATCCGTTTCAGGGGCTGGATGCCGCCGGCGTCGGCGGCCTGATGCGGATCGCGATCGAGCGCGGGCGCAAGGCTAATGCCAAGCTCAAGCTGGGGATTTGCGGCGAGCACGGCGGCGATCCCGACAGCGTCAAGTTGTGTCATCGCTTGGGATTGGATTACGTCTCCTGCTCTCCTTTTCGGGTACCGATCGCGCGGCTGGCGGCGGCTCAGGCGTCGCTGGAAGGCAACAAGAAGGCCCGCTTCAAGGACGTGTAG
- a CDS encoding type III-B CRISPR module-associated protein Cmr5, producing MESTKSQKMAQAAFQTIESREITKEFASFARSFPALIHACGLAQALAFGHEKHPEYLNDLAAVLVAAGHREASSAESLAEATRTQPVAAYVRLSRSALQAAGWLKRYAEAAQTK from the coding sequence ATGGAATCAACCAAAAGCCAGAAGATGGCCCAGGCCGCCTTCCAAACAATCGAGAGTCGCGAAATCACTAAGGAGTTTGCCAGTTTCGCCCGCTCCTTCCCAGCGCTGATTCACGCCTGCGGCCTCGCGCAGGCCCTCGCCTTCGGACACGAGAAGCACCCCGAATACTTGAACGATCTGGCGGCGGTTCTGGTTGCGGCAGGCCATCGTGAAGCCTCGTCTGCGGAAAGTCTGGCCGAGGCGACGCGGACGCAGCCCGTTGCGGCCTACGTCCGCCTGAGCCGCAGTGCGCTGCAAGCCGCGGGCTGGCTTAAACGGTACGCCGAGGCTGCGCAGACCAAATGA
- the cmr4 gene encoding type III-B CRISPR module RAMP protein Cmr4 produces MKHTQIFWLHTLSPTHVGTGQDVGYIDLPIQRDKVTGWPLIPASAFKGVWADHYGATEAKRNSDNYLRLAFGRASDRDSKESNAGALIPTDARLVCLPVRSFQGTFAWCTSQLALQLLHRDLSLAGMADLPPIPPAVAENHIHRTTNTKLEDNGRIFLEDLDFEGNECPVATAWAKRLGDWIFAGDEDKAWRDRFVERFAILPNAIFDFLTETGTEVSTRVKIDDNFKTVATGQLWNEEALPAETILSGLICCDRIYTPNADVTPDDLIRKFASETLALQIGGKASVGRGRVRCVFSHTSEGR; encoded by the coding sequence ATGAAACATACACAGATCTTTTGGCTGCACACGCTGTCGCCAACCCATGTCGGCACCGGCCAGGATGTTGGATATATCGACCTTCCGATCCAGCGAGACAAGGTCACGGGCTGGCCGCTGATTCCGGCCTCCGCATTCAAGGGAGTGTGGGCCGATCATTACGGCGCCACCGAGGCCAAGCGCAACAGTGATAACTACCTCAGACTGGCCTTCGGACGAGCATCCGATCGGGATTCCAAGGAATCCAACGCCGGCGCCTTGATTCCCACCGACGCGCGTCTGGTCTGCCTACCAGTGCGCAGCTTTCAGGGTACTTTCGCCTGGTGCACCTCCCAGCTCGCCCTGCAGCTGCTCCATCGCGATCTCAGCCTCGCCGGCATGGCCGACCTCCCGCCGATTCCGCCGGCGGTTGCTGAAAACCATATTCATCGCACCACAAATACCAAGCTGGAAGACAACGGACGTATTTTCCTGGAAGACCTCGATTTCGAGGGCAACGAGTGCCCCGTAGCCACCGCATGGGCCAAGCGGCTGGGCGACTGGATCTTCGCCGGCGACGAGGACAAAGCCTGGCGCGATCGTTTTGTCGAGCGTTTCGCAATCCTGCCCAATGCAATTTTCGATTTCCTCACGGAAACGGGAACCGAGGTTTCCACCCGAGTAAAGATCGACGACAATTTCAAGACGGTGGCGACGGGTCAGCTCTGGAACGAAGAGGCGTTGCCAGCGGAGACCATCCTCTCGGGACTTATTTGCTGCGATCGAATTTATACTCCCAACGCCGATGTCACGCCGGACGACCTGATTCGCAAGTTCGCCAGCGAAACCCTTGCGCTCCAGATCGGCGGCAAGGCCTCCGTCGGCCGCGGACGCGTGCGATGCGTCTTCAGCCACACCAGCGAGGGGCGCTAA
- the cmr6 gene encoding type III-B CRISPR module RAMP protein Cmr6 — protein sequence MRQAIIDLGQRREAGTHPGLLLQKYLSAQKDPQERRALLSAAQKAAPNTGPVYAEAFARWIRSFPEDDLHLARQLTTASRLIVGLGSENVLETGLRLHHTYGVPIIPGSALKGLASHYCHEVWGQRLAPEASQENRRFQRRGDYHTLLFGKTEDGGVIAFHDAWLVPEALDGALRLDVMTPHHPKWQTNEAPPTDFDSPNPVSFLSVAGTFEIRVSWIGPTGTQRDLAESWTSLAMKLLLKALADWGVGGKTSSGYGRLVSLEATQSGPQPPPASTKTVVLPKTNERVQARLLEQRTNKGGWKAVHEGSGLSGAINNTNDVPADKAAGDILELIVAHVNEREIGFRYPTAADEARAQRPPSRKSPANRGGNRRR from the coding sequence ATGAGACAAGCGATCATCGATCTGGGCCAACGGCGCGAGGCTGGCACCCATCCAGGCCTACTTCTGCAGAAATACCTCTCCGCTCAAAAGGATCCGCAAGAGCGCCGCGCGCTCCTGAGCGCAGCACAGAAGGCAGCGCCAAATACCGGGCCGGTTTATGCCGAAGCCTTCGCGCGCTGGATTCGATCATTTCCCGAGGACGATCTACATCTTGCCCGGCAGCTAACGACGGCCAGCCGGTTGATCGTTGGGCTGGGATCGGAAAATGTCCTGGAGACCGGACTGCGTCTCCATCATACCTACGGCGTTCCGATCATACCGGGCTCGGCGCTTAAGGGGCTGGCTTCCCACTACTGCCATGAGGTCTGGGGACAGCGGCTGGCCCCAGAAGCATCTCAAGAGAATCGGCGCTTCCAACGCCGCGGCGATTACCACACCTTGCTATTCGGCAAAACCGAGGACGGCGGCGTAATCGCCTTTCACGATGCTTGGTTGGTCCCCGAGGCGCTCGACGGTGCCTTGCGCCTAGATGTGATGACGCCGCACCACCCGAAGTGGCAGACTAACGAGGCACCGCCCACTGACTTTGATAGCCCAAATCCGGTCTCCTTTTTGTCGGTGGCTGGCACATTCGAAATTCGCGTTTCCTGGATCGGCCCCACTGGTACACAGCGTGATCTGGCCGAGAGTTGGACCTCGCTCGCGATGAAACTCCTACTAAAGGCCCTGGCCGATTGGGGGGTGGGAGGCAAGACCAGTAGTGGTTACGGGCGGCTGGTTTCCCTCGAAGCGACACAAAGCGGCCCACAGCCGCCGCCCGCCTCTACCAAGACGGTTGTACTGCCGAAAACCAACGAGAGAGTTCAGGCCCGATTGCTCGAACAACGGACCAACAAAGGAGGCTGGAAAGCGGTCCATGAGGGCTCGGGGCTAAGCGGTGCGATTAACAATACGAACGACGTTCCCGCAGACAAGGCGGCGGGCGACATCCTCGAACTCATCGTCGCCCACGTCAATGAACGTGAAATCGGGTTCCGCTATCCTACCGCCGCAGACGAGGCACGCGCCCAGCGGCCGCCAAGCCGAAAGTCCCCTGCCAACCGCGGAGGCAACCGGAGAAGATGA
- a CDS encoding TIGR02710 family CRISPR-associated CARF protein: MPNDSRYLLICTVGGSPEPIVETIRQWQPARLLLVSSAGTRAAAEEIAKGCGSLPPGAWNNIDVGDAQDLFEKCVSRMRGLNEEVIAWQRRGPAHQVVIGFTGGTKCMSAALALVARRWPCTFSYVTGKERTKGGVGIVVSGTEHRSTQNPWNALGYQAIEDACLLFDRQAFASAVEQLDSARRAVDDESVKRTLSTFHQLCEAYGLWDRFQHAAALSQLNAAIKNRNDLLAELGTTHGQAVVDSIERNRGSLRELAKPLSRLTVADLLANARRRRDEGRHDDAIARLYRAIESLAQLALAERHAIASTDDVALAMVPEPLRERWELRADRGKLRLGLQDAYELLDALGDEIGRAFKDLNLHDRERSPLAARNRSILAHGFQPASEQDFRRLWDAAMKLGRFEEHELPAFPRLTKS; the protein is encoded by the coding sequence ATGCCGAACGATTCACGGTACCTGCTGATCTGCACAGTGGGAGGGAGCCCGGAGCCCATCGTCGAGACGATCCGCCAATGGCAGCCCGCACGGCTGCTGTTGGTGTCCAGCGCGGGCACCAGGGCTGCGGCCGAGGAGATAGCCAAGGGTTGCGGCAGCTTGCCGCCGGGCGCATGGAACAACATAGACGTTGGGGACGCTCAGGATCTGTTCGAGAAATGTGTCAGCCGAATGCGCGGGCTGAACGAAGAGGTTATAGCTTGGCAGAGGAGAGGGCCAGCCCACCAAGTAGTCATCGGCTTTACGGGAGGGACCAAATGCATGTCCGCGGCCTTGGCGCTCGTTGCACGGCGCTGGCCCTGCACATTCTCGTACGTAACCGGCAAGGAGCGGACGAAGGGCGGCGTCGGCATAGTGGTATCCGGGACGGAGCACAGATCGACTCAGAATCCCTGGAACGCGCTGGGTTATCAAGCTATCGAAGATGCTTGCTTGCTATTCGATCGGCAGGCGTTCGCATCCGCCGTGGAACAATTGGATAGCGCACGCCGGGCCGTCGACGACGAGTCCGTCAAGAGGACGCTCTCGACCTTCCATCAGCTCTGCGAAGCATATGGACTATGGGATCGCTTTCAACACGCGGCGGCCCTTTCGCAGCTGAATGCGGCGATTAAGAATAGGAACGACCTGCTGGCCGAGCTGGGAACAACCCATGGTCAGGCGGTTGTCGATAGCATCGAGCGAAACCGTGGGTCTTTGCGGGAACTCGCCAAACCATTATCCCGCCTGACGGTTGCCGATCTGCTGGCCAATGCCCGCAGACGCCGGGACGAGGGGCGCCACGATGACGCGATTGCGCGCCTCTATCGAGCAATCGAGTCGCTGGCGCAGCTAGCCTTGGCCGAACGCCACGCCATCGCGAGCACCGATGATGTGGCGCTGGCGATGGTTCCTGAACCGCTCCGCGAACGCTGGGAGTTACGCGCCGACCGCGGGAAACTGCGCCTCGGCCTGCAGGACGCCTATGAACTCCTGGATGCGCTTGGTGACGAAATAGGCAGGGCATTCAAAGATCTCAACCTCCATGATCGCGAGCGCTCTCCCCTGGCCGCCCGCAACCGCTCGATCCTGGCGCATGGCTTCCAGCCGGCGAGTGAGCAGGACTTCCGTAGGCTTTGGGATGCGGCTATGAAACTCGGCCGCTTCGAAGAACACGAGCTACCGGCTTTCCCGCGCTTGACCAAGTCGTAG